One part of the Anguilla anguilla isolate fAngAng1 chromosome 11, fAngAng1.pri, whole genome shotgun sequence genome encodes these proteins:
- the cttnbp2nlb gene encoding CTTNBP2 N-terminal like b isoform X2, giving the protein MNMDKLSQPELLTLFSILEGELEARDLVIEALRAQQRDAFVQERYGRYDLSDPFLALQRDGEAAGGRGRGERAGPAACPNPLAVLKLVMAHCKRMQERMMGQLAAVESRHRKVIADLEEEKRRHAQDTAEGDDVTYMLEKERERLLQQLDFEQAQVQRLEKEQQRLWGQAEQERHRASAQAREEGQRVAELGRRLEEARAAGEALRGELEEERRRAQQKEARAERQLAELDTEREQLRARLRREEGRSRQLREELEGLRQEAAALRGGEGGGGAPAGAGGKAEAPSGSSETDGGERPPSGTPVQLRVNGHHAPKEGQAPPENGLENGTPLSPAHPHPQLHPSLSPCSTASSSLASSPCSSPVLAKRLAATPAGSPGFQSPYQASVNQRFQAARHKFQTQAELEQHQQGGGSGPQSPRDLSPTTTPPPPPPPEHSAAKQLARNTVTQVLSRFTCQQGGAKPPAPNNSPFGTDYRSLASPTKGPATSPLSAGVRSPTVARSEKTHPPPIPAKKPGLSPSPASPTAASRSSPFPELSGSCGLSSGQEGAKELDLVMSSTS; this is encoded by the exons GCCCAGCAGCGGGACGCCTTCGTGCAGGAGCGCTACGGGCGCTACGACCTCAGCGACCCCTTCCTGGCGCTGCAGCGGGACGGcgaggcggcgggggggcggggccggggcgaGAGGGCGGGGCCCGCGGCCTGCCCGAACCCCCTGGCCGTGCTGAAGCTGGTCATGGCGCACTGCAAGAGGATGCAGGAGAGGATGATGGGACAGCTGGCGGCCGTGGAGAGCCGGCACAGGAAG GTCATCGCagacctggaggaggagaagcggCGGCATGCGCAGGACACAGCAGAGGGGGACGACGTCACCTACATgctggaaaaggagagagagcggctccTGCAGCAG CTGGACTTTGAGCAGGCGCAGGTGCAGCGGCTGGAGAAGGAGCAGCAGCGGCTGTGGGGCCAGGCGGAGCAGGAGCGCCACCGGGCCAGCGCCCAGGCGCGGGAGGAGGGCCAGCGCGTGGCCGAGCTGGGCCGGAGGCTGGAGGAGGCGCGCGCCGCCGGGGAGGCCCTGCggggggagctggaggaggagcggcgGCGGGCGCAGCAGAAGGAGGCGCGGGCCGAGCGGCAGCTGGCCGAGCTGGACACCGAGCGCGAGCAGCTCCGCGCGCGGCTGCGCCgggaggaggggcggagccGGCAGCTcagggaggagctggagggaCTGCGCCAGGAAGCCGCCGCCCTGAggggcggagagggagggggaggagccccggcgggggcgggggggaaggccGAGGCGCCGAGCGGGAGCAGCGAGACGGACGGCGGCGAGAGGCCGCCCAGCGGAACGCCCGTCCAGCTCAGAGTGAACGGCCACCACGCCCCCAAGGAGGGCCAGGCTCCGCCGGAGAACGGGCTGGAGAACGGGACCCCGCtctcccccgcccacccccacccccagcttcaccccagcctctccccctgcagcaccgcctcctcctccctcgcctcctccccctgctcctcccccgTCCTGGCCAAGCGTCTGGCGGCCACGCCCGCCGGCAGCCCGGGCTTCCAGTCGCCCTACCAGGCCAGCGTGAACCAGCGCTTCCAGGCCGCGCGCCACAAGTTCCAGACCCaggcggagctggagcagcACCAGCAAGGGGGGGGCAGCGGCCCGCAATCCCCCCGCGAcctctcccccaccaccacccccccgccgcccccgcccccggagCACAGCGCCGCCAAGCAGCTGGCCCGCAACACCGTCACCCAGGTGCTGTCGCGCTTCACctgccagcagggcggcgccaAACCGCCCGCCCCCAACAACTCGCCCTTCGGCACCGACTACCGCAGCCTGGCCTCCCCCACCAAGGGCCCCGCCACCAGCCCCCTGTCCGCCGGCGTCAGGTCCCCGACCGTCGCCCGGTCCGAGAAGACCCACCCTCCTCCCATACCCGCCAAAAAGCCCGGCCTGTCCCCGTCCCCGGCGTCCCCCACCGCGGCCAGCCGGTCCAGTCCCTTCCCAGAACTCTCCGGAAGCTGCGGGCTCAGCAGCGGCCAGGAGGGAGCCAAAGAGCTCGACCTGGTCATGTCCTCCACCAGCTAA
- the cttnbp2nlb gene encoding CTTNBP2 N-terminal like b isoform X1: MGKIKEAGTGRMKESRMNMDKLSQPELLTLFSILEGELEARDLVIEALRAQQRDAFVQERYGRYDLSDPFLALQRDGEAAGGRGRGERAGPAACPNPLAVLKLVMAHCKRMQERMMGQLAAVESRHRKVIADLEEEKRRHAQDTAEGDDVTYMLEKERERLLQQLDFEQAQVQRLEKEQQRLWGQAEQERHRASAQAREEGQRVAELGRRLEEARAAGEALRGELEEERRRAQQKEARAERQLAELDTEREQLRARLRREEGRSRQLREELEGLRQEAAALRGGEGGGGAPAGAGGKAEAPSGSSETDGGERPPSGTPVQLRVNGHHAPKEGQAPPENGLENGTPLSPAHPHPQLHPSLSPCSTASSSLASSPCSSPVLAKRLAATPAGSPGFQSPYQASVNQRFQAARHKFQTQAELEQHQQGGGSGPQSPRDLSPTTTPPPPPPPEHSAAKQLARNTVTQVLSRFTCQQGGAKPPAPNNSPFGTDYRSLASPTKGPATSPLSAGVRSPTVARSEKTHPPPIPAKKPGLSPSPASPTAASRSSPFPELSGSCGLSSGQEGAKELDLVMSSTS, translated from the exons GCCCAGCAGCGGGACGCCTTCGTGCAGGAGCGCTACGGGCGCTACGACCTCAGCGACCCCTTCCTGGCGCTGCAGCGGGACGGcgaggcggcgggggggcggggccggggcgaGAGGGCGGGGCCCGCGGCCTGCCCGAACCCCCTGGCCGTGCTGAAGCTGGTCATGGCGCACTGCAAGAGGATGCAGGAGAGGATGATGGGACAGCTGGCGGCCGTGGAGAGCCGGCACAGGAAG GTCATCGCagacctggaggaggagaagcggCGGCATGCGCAGGACACAGCAGAGGGGGACGACGTCACCTACATgctggaaaaggagagagagcggctccTGCAGCAG CTGGACTTTGAGCAGGCGCAGGTGCAGCGGCTGGAGAAGGAGCAGCAGCGGCTGTGGGGCCAGGCGGAGCAGGAGCGCCACCGGGCCAGCGCCCAGGCGCGGGAGGAGGGCCAGCGCGTGGCCGAGCTGGGCCGGAGGCTGGAGGAGGCGCGCGCCGCCGGGGAGGCCCTGCggggggagctggaggaggagcggcgGCGGGCGCAGCAGAAGGAGGCGCGGGCCGAGCGGCAGCTGGCCGAGCTGGACACCGAGCGCGAGCAGCTCCGCGCGCGGCTGCGCCgggaggaggggcggagccGGCAGCTcagggaggagctggagggaCTGCGCCAGGAAGCCGCCGCCCTGAggggcggagagggagggggaggagccccggcgggggcgggggggaaggccGAGGCGCCGAGCGGGAGCAGCGAGACGGACGGCGGCGAGAGGCCGCCCAGCGGAACGCCCGTCCAGCTCAGAGTGAACGGCCACCACGCCCCCAAGGAGGGCCAGGCTCCGCCGGAGAACGGGCTGGAGAACGGGACCCCGCtctcccccgcccacccccacccccagcttcaccccagcctctccccctgcagcaccgcctcctcctccctcgcctcctccccctgctcctcccccgTCCTGGCCAAGCGTCTGGCGGCCACGCCCGCCGGCAGCCCGGGCTTCCAGTCGCCCTACCAGGCCAGCGTGAACCAGCGCTTCCAGGCCGCGCGCCACAAGTTCCAGACCCaggcggagctggagcagcACCAGCAAGGGGGGGGCAGCGGCCCGCAATCCCCCCGCGAcctctcccccaccaccacccccccgccgcccccgcccccggagCACAGCGCCGCCAAGCAGCTGGCCCGCAACACCGTCACCCAGGTGCTGTCGCGCTTCACctgccagcagggcggcgccaAACCGCCCGCCCCCAACAACTCGCCCTTCGGCACCGACTACCGCAGCCTGGCCTCCCCCACCAAGGGCCCCGCCACCAGCCCCCTGTCCGCCGGCGTCAGGTCCCCGACCGTCGCCCGGTCCGAGAAGACCCACCCTCCTCCCATACCCGCCAAAAAGCCCGGCCTGTCCCCGTCCCCGGCGTCCCCCACCGCGGCCAGCCGGTCCAGTCCCTTCCCAGAACTCTCCGGAAGCTGCGGGCTCAGCAGCGGCCAGGAGGGAGCCAAAGAGCTCGACCTGGTCATGTCCTCCACCAGCTAA